The following nucleotide sequence is from Pseudomonas putida S13.1.2.
TGGCCGGCGCTGCCGTGCTCCTGCTGCTGGTCGGTATCACCTGGGGCCTGGCATTCGCCCCCCAGGACTACCAGCAAGGCAACAGCTTCCGCATCATCTACATTCACGTGCCGGCGGCGATGCTGGCGCAGTCCTGCTACGTGCTGCTGGCGGTCGCCGGGGTGGTGGGGCTGGTGTGGAAGATGAAACTGGCCGACGTCGCCCTGCAATGTGCCGCGCCCATCGGCGCCTGGATGACCGCCGTGGCGCTGGTTACCGGCGCCATCTGGGGCAAGCCGACCTGGGGCAGCTGGTGGGTGTGGGATGCCCGCCTTACGTCCATGCTCATCCTGCTGTTCCTGTACTTCGGCATTATTGCGCTGGGCCAGGCGATCAGTAATCGTGACAGTGCCTCCAAGGCCTGTGCGGTGCTGGCGATTGTCGGCGTGGTCAACATCCCGATCATCAAGTACTCGGTGGAGTGGTGGAACACCCTGCACCAGGGTGCCACCTTCACCCTCACCGAAAAGCCTGCGATGCCCGCCGAAATGTGGCTGCCGTTGCTGTGCACGGCGTTGGGTTTCTACTGTTTCTTCGGCGCCGTGCTGTTGCTACGCATGCGCCTTGAAGTGCTCAAGCGCGAGGCGCGCGCCAGTTGGGTCAAGGACGAAGTGTTGAACAGCCTGGGGCGGAGGAGCGCACAATGAGCTTTGCCACCTTCGGTGATTTTCTCGCCATGGGCCACCATGGCCTGTACGTGTGGTCGGCCTATGGCATCTGCCTGGCGGTGCTGGCGCTGAATGTCGCCG
It contains:
- a CDS encoding heme ABC transporter permease, translating into MKISWTWFHKLGSPKWFYAISGRMLPWLAGAAVLLLLVGITWGLAFAPQDYQQGNSFRIIYIHVPAAMLAQSCYVLLAVAGVVGLVWKMKLADVALQCAAPIGAWMTAVALVTGAIWGKPTWGSWWVWDARLTSMLILLFLYFGIIALGQAISNRDSASKACAVLAIVGVVNIPIIKYSVEWWNTLHQGATFTLTEKPAMPAEMWLPLLCTALGFYCFFGAVLLLRMRLEVLKREARASWVKDEVLNSLGRRSAQ
- the ccmD gene encoding heme exporter protein CcmD, translated to MSFATFGDFLAMGHHGLYVWSAYGICLAVLALNVAAPLLARRRYLQEEARRLRRENNQ